The following proteins are encoded in a genomic region of Vulpes vulpes isolate BD-2025 chromosome X, VulVul3, whole genome shotgun sequence:
- the BEX4 gene encoding protein BEX4: protein MASKEKQVVKSVNMESAQQENEEQSSVQNEEESCNSKGSEGQKNGRNVKLGRMRRLVPNFRWAIPNKNIDHNEMGDDVEKFVGQMMEIRRKTKEQQMRHHKRFQTPEPDNHYDFCLIP from the coding sequence ATGGCGTCCAAAGAGAAACAAGTGGTGAAAAGTGTCAACATGGAAAGTGCCCAGCAGGAAAACGAAGAACAGAGCTCTGTGCAGAATGAAGAGGAATCATGCAATTCGAAAGGGAGTGAAGGccaaaagaatggaagaaatgttAAGCTGGGGCGAATGAGACGACTTGTCCCTAATTTTCGATGGGCCATACCTAACAAGAATATTGATCACAATGAAATGGGAGATGATGTCGAAAAGTTCGTAGGGCAAATGATGGAGATCAGGAGAAAGACTAAAGAGCAGCAAATGAGGCATCATAAGCGCTTCCAAACTCCTGAACCTGATAATCATTATGACTTTTGCCTTATACCGTGA